The following are from one region of the Geoalkalibacter subterraneus genome:
- a CDS encoding DUF2442 domain-containing protein codes for MKSSAHGKITFIEITNISQHGFWIFYDGEEFFVPFEKFPWFKNADLEKICNVQLEGAGHFYWPDLDIDLSKNILRTPEKFILVSKDSRN; via the coding sequence ATGAAATCATCAGCGCATGGCAAAATCACTTTTATTGAAATAACCAATATCTCTCAGCATGGATTTTGGATTTTCTATGATGGGGAGGAATTTTTCGTCCCTTTCGAGAAATTCCCGTGGTTTAAAAACGCAGATCTGGAAAAGATCTGCAATGTCCAACTAGAGGGGGCCGGGCATTTTTATTGGCCCGACCTTGATATTGATCTAAGCAAAAACATTCTCCGCACGCCCGAAAAGTTTATACTCGTCAGTAAAGACTCGAGAAATTAG
- a CDS encoding RES family NAD+ phosphorylase — MRLYRIAQADFAEDLSGEGARLYGGRWNPPGRAMLYTSNSTALAALEILVGFDWDLAPTLSLVELEVPDLPLEIISAEDLPDDWCSPGNPTLRKIGAQWLDGKKTLALQVPSATIPTAPDGFNILLNPAHPRFAKIRIRDIFDFQFDTRLAGK; from the coding sequence ATGCGCCTCTACCGCATCGCGCAGGCTGATTTTGCCGAGGATCTTTCTGGGGAGGGGGCACGCCTTTACGGCGGACGATGGAATCCGCCGGGGAGGGCGATGCTTTATACCTCCAATTCGACCGCGCTTGCCGCTCTGGAGATTCTGGTGGGCTTTGACTGGGATCTTGCGCCGACGCTTTCCCTGGTCGAACTCGAAGTGCCTGATCTGCCGCTTGAGATTATTTCAGCGGAGGATCTTCCGGATGATTGGTGCAGCCCGGGAAATCCCACGCTTCGCAAGATCGGTGCGCAGTGGCTGGATGGCAAAAAGACTCTCGCGCTCCAGGTGCCCTCAGCAACGATTCCGACAGCGCCGGATGGGTTTAACATCCTACTGAATCCGGCGCATCCCAGATTTGCGAAGATTAGGATTCGCGATATTTTCGATTTTCAATTTGATACGCGACTAGCAGGTAAGTAG
- the parS gene encoding type II RES/Xre toxin-antitoxin system antitoxin: MSVAEIIDYPQSLSDWVTTARSGIPKRVLDELAGMLGVKVADLAPQLHVSARTLNRYGADQLLPADLSERILIILRTYERAREVFGDPAKASAWLNRPNRVLGGQTPLDLLDTIFGAEQVMNLLGRIEHGVYS, translated from the coding sequence ATGAGTGTCGCCGAAATCATCGACTATCCGCAATCACTTTCCGACTGGGTCACTACGGCACGCTCCGGCATTCCCAAGCGTGTACTGGATGAACTGGCCGGTATGCTCGGAGTCAAGGTCGCCGATCTTGCGCCGCAGCTGCACGTTTCTGCAAGAACCCTGAATCGGTACGGTGCAGACCAGCTTTTACCGGCAGATCTCTCGGAGCGCATCCTGATTATTCTGCGTACTTATGAGCGCGCCCGCGAGGTGTTTGGAGATCCGGCCAAAGCCTCTGCCTGGCTGAACCGCCCGAATCGGGTCCTGGGGGGACAGACCCCGCTTGATCTGCTCGATACGATCTTCGGTGCCGAACAGGTCATGAATTTGCTTGGCCGCATCGAGCACGGCGTCTATAGCTGA
- a CDS encoding DUF4160 domain-containing protein has product MSPTIFREGKYRFFFFSREEERIHVHVVSPDGEAKFRLEPTVALADYVSLNKRQLLRLQKIVEKRKNEIISAWQNHFY; this is encoded by the coding sequence ATGAGTCCTACAATATTCCGTGAAGGAAAATACCGTTTCTTCTTTTTCAGTCGTGAAGAAGAGAGAATCCATGTGCATGTCGTATCCCCGGACGGGGAAGCAAAATTCAGGCTTGAACCAACAGTGGCTTTAGCCGATTACGTCTCCCTGAACAAGCGACAACTTCTTCGCCTTCAGAAAATTGTGGAGAAAAGGAAAAATGAAATCATCAGCGCATGGCAAAATCACTTTTATTGA